In Halorussus limi, a genomic segment contains:
- a CDS encoding helix-turn-helix domain-containing protein, with protein MVLIFAFCTMRERADWMVPVDDAILEYVRDAGEVPPAVIGRNIDTHRNYAGERCRVLTEQGLLEGVGDGYYSLTELGRRYLDEELSSGELDGK; from the coding sequence ATGGTCCTGATATTCGCTTTCTGTACCATGCGTGAGCGTGCGGACTGGATGGTGCCCGTCGATGACGCTATCTTGGAGTACGTCCGAGACGCCGGAGAGGTCCCACCGGCCGTAATCGGGAGAAATATCGATACTCACCGGAATTACGCCGGAGAGCGTTGCCGCGTACTTACCGAACAGGGACTGCTTGAAGGAGTCGGCGACGGGTACTACTCGCTCACAGAACTCGGACGCCGATATCTCGACGAAGAGCTTTCTTCCGGAGAGTTGGACGGAAAGTAG
- a CDS encoding helix-turn-helix transcriptional regulator: MSETAAVGFPEFHAFERDLLFAVCALERDGDAPHGLAIKSYLEAEYDEEINHSRLYQNLDALVERGLLRKGAKDDRTNEYITTDSGRLLLERRAKRRADQLGLDLRDSTAENGGDLE; this comes from the coding sequence ATGAGCGAAACCGCGGCGGTCGGCTTCCCCGAGTTCCACGCCTTCGAGCGCGACCTCCTGTTCGCAGTCTGCGCACTCGAACGCGACGGCGACGCGCCCCACGGCCTCGCCATCAAGTCCTACCTCGAAGCCGAGTACGACGAGGAAATCAACCACTCGCGACTCTACCAAAATCTCGACGCGCTAGTTGAGCGCGGCCTCCTCCGGAAGGGCGCGAAGGACGACCGTACGAACGAGTACATCACCACCGACTCCGGGCGACTCCTGCTCGAACGCCGCGCGAAGCGCCGCGCCGACCAACTCGGTCTCGACCTGCGCGACTCGACCGCGGAAAATGGTGGTGATTTGGAATGA
- a CDS encoding DnaJ domain-containing protein, whose protein sequence is MTDLDWPAGFDRTDAVRQTTNDRFEISLSKAFDELETELDRLGVKDGTDGAPGYRYSFDAPQRQTDQRPYARANPDDPGFVLQWTMDGNDYAVACDRYSRLRDNVRTVGLYVREKRKMEERPVETGESEFANARLPSGNENADAVVAHEPPHEVLGVARDAAPEVVRGAARQLKKKYHPDAGGDEERFKRVVDAENAMLDGRGER, encoded by the coding sequence GTGACCGACCTCGACTGGCCCGCTGGCTTCGACCGGACCGACGCAGTCCGCCAGACCACGAACGACCGCTTCGAGATTTCGCTCTCGAAGGCGTTCGACGAACTCGAAACCGAATTGGACCGTCTCGGTGTCAAGGACGGTACCGACGGCGCACCCGGCTACCGGTACAGCTTCGACGCGCCCCAGCGCCAGACCGACCAGCGACCCTACGCGCGAGCGAACCCCGACGACCCCGGCTTCGTCCTGCAGTGGACGATGGACGGCAACGACTACGCGGTGGCCTGCGACCGCTACTCGCGGCTTCGAGACAACGTCCGGACCGTCGGCCTCTACGTCCGCGAGAAGCGCAAGATGGAGGAGCGACCTGTCGAGACCGGCGAGAGCGAGTTCGCCAACGCACGACTCCCGTCCGGCAACGAGAACGCCGACGCGGTGGTCGCACACGAACCGCCCCACGAGGTGTTGGGCGTCGCTCGAGACGCCGCTCCCGAAGTCGTTCGCGGTGCGGCCCGCCAACTGAAGAAGAAGTACCACCCGGATGCGGGCGGCGACGAGGAGCGGTTCAAACGCGTCGTAGACGCCGAGAACGCCATGCTCGACGGGCGGGGTGAGCGATGA
- a CDS encoding tyrosine-type recombinase/integrase: protein MNPEKLSPREAWQRYIDRRRTELTQGSISTYNYRLKLWCEWCERQGIETVSELSGWTFDQYESMRAGKDLAPNTLHNEMETLKDHVAYLERIEAVDDGLSEKINVPDVPQDERSRETKLDTDDATQLIRHYRNSESDYGTNFHVVLELAWHTGARLGALRGLDLRDYDSGEQYVEFVHRPQSDTPLKNKTHGERVVSLRREVCNVVDAYIRNERKDAHDDHGRQPLFTTIQRNRPQKGTFRTWSYRATMPCVTGGCPHGYDPDTCEFRNHTHASKCPSSRSPHHIRTGSITWHRDCGFPREVTAERVNASQDVIDEFYDKATKMERMQLRRRPHLDKLEIE from the coding sequence ATGAATCCGGAGAAACTCTCGCCGCGCGAAGCGTGGCAGCGGTACATCGACCGCCGTCGCACCGAACTCACCCAAGGGTCGATTTCGACCTACAACTACCGGCTGAAGCTCTGGTGCGAATGGTGCGAGCGGCAGGGCATTGAGACGGTCAGCGAACTCTCCGGTTGGACGTTCGACCAGTACGAGTCGATGCGGGCGGGGAAGGACCTCGCTCCGAACACGCTCCACAACGAAATGGAGACGTTGAAAGACCATGTCGCGTACCTGGAGCGCATCGAGGCGGTCGACGACGGTCTCAGCGAGAAAATCAACGTCCCGGACGTTCCGCAAGACGAGCGGTCGCGAGAGACGAAACTCGACACCGACGACGCGACTCAACTGATTCGCCACTACCGGAACAGCGAGAGCGACTACGGGACCAACTTCCACGTCGTCCTCGAACTCGCGTGGCACACCGGCGCCCGATTAGGCGCGCTTCGCGGCCTCGACCTCCGCGACTACGACTCGGGCGAGCAGTACGTGGAGTTCGTTCACCGACCGCAGTCGGACACTCCGCTGAAGAACAAGACGCACGGCGAGCGCGTCGTCAGCCTCCGTCGAGAGGTCTGCAACGTGGTCGACGCGTACATCCGCAACGAGCGGAAGGACGCGCACGACGACCACGGGCGGCAACCGCTGTTCACGACGATTCAGCGAAATCGTCCCCAGAAGGGCACGTTCCGGACGTGGTCGTATCGCGCGACGATGCCGTGCGTTACGGGCGGGTGTCCGCACGGCTACGACCCGGATACCTGCGAGTTCCGAAACCACACGCACGCGAGCAAGTGCCCCTCGTCGCGGTCGCCCCACCACATCCGGACGGGGTCGATTACGTGGCACCGCGACTGCGGCTTCCCGCGAGAGGTCACCGCCGAGCGGGTCAACGCATCGCAGGACGTGATTGACGAGTTCTACGACAAGGCGACGAAGATGGAGCGGATGCAGCTCCGGCGTCGCCCTCACCTCGACAAACTGGAAATCGAGTAA
- a CDS encoding DUF7563 family protein gives MAVQLPDSDSDRTTCDYCEAHVTAHFRRTYGTEDRRAICGHASNTAGKSLPQGRHDFEFEPNLHR, from the coding sequence ATGGCTGTCCAGTTACCCGACTCGGACAGCGACCGCACTACTTGCGACTACTGCGAAGCACACGTCACGGCCCACTTCCGACGGACCTACGGGACCGAAGACCGGCGTGCGATTTGCGGCCATGCCTCGAACACGGCTGGCAAGTCGCTACCTCAGGGACGCCACGACTTCGAGTTCGAGCCTAATCTCCACCGGTAG
- a CDS encoding aldehyde dehydrogenase family protein → MATGEKSSTEAFSMFVGGEPTNSVGGETFDATNPATGESLGEVPKGTRENAQRAIDAAREVQPELEAMTDFERAELCHEMADAIEANHDHLAEWLTADQGKPLQEARTEVELCAKEFRNAAEDVKRAETEVIPSEDPNKRIYTIRKPHGVLGVITPWNYPLNIPAEYLAPGLAVGNAVVWVPAPSTSVVAVKLLEAFADADVSLPDGALNLVTGEGPVVGDEVVINDGTDAIGFTGSPETGEEIASKAGTKPTLLELGGNGPVIVLDDADIDAAVEATSFGCFSNAGQICSASERVLVHEDVREEFTERMAERAREFRLGDPTESETDIGPLNNEGVAEKMDRHIDEARENGAAVLTGGGRADDLPTDLYYEPTVLSGVTTEMAVNWEESFGPIAPIIGFDTYDEAVEIANEIELGLTSSVFTSNLELAEYFADNVETGIVNINDNSAYWEIHTPFGGYTGKRSGRGRIGGKHSIEELSQLKTITVDHGNARSPLDTE, encoded by the coding sequence ATGGCTACGGGAGAGAAATCGTCAACGGAGGCGTTCTCGATGTTCGTCGGTGGCGAACCGACCAACAGCGTCGGAGGGGAGACGTTCGACGCGACGAATCCTGCAACTGGAGAGTCGCTCGGTGAGGTGCCGAAGGGAACGAGGGAAAACGCCCAACGTGCTATCGACGCCGCCCGTGAAGTGCAACCCGAGTTAGAAGCGATGACCGACTTCGAGCGCGCCGAACTGTGTCACGAAATGGCCGACGCAATCGAGGCGAATCACGACCACCTCGCCGAGTGGCTGACCGCCGACCAAGGGAAACCACTACAGGAGGCGCGTACGGAGGTCGAACTCTGCGCGAAGGAATTCCGGAACGCCGCCGAGGACGTCAAGCGCGCCGAAACCGAAGTCATCCCTTCGGAGGACCCGAACAAGCGTATCTACACGATTCGGAAGCCTCACGGCGTGCTGGGAGTCATCACGCCGTGGAACTACCCGCTGAACATCCCGGCGGAGTACCTCGCGCCAGGACTGGCGGTCGGTAACGCCGTGGTCTGGGTGCCAGCACCGAGCACCTCCGTGGTGGCGGTGAAACTTCTGGAGGCCTTCGCGGACGCGGACGTCAGTCTGCCTGACGGTGCGCTCAACCTCGTCACCGGGGAGGGACCGGTCGTCGGCGACGAGGTAGTCATCAACGACGGTACCGACGCCATCGGCTTCACGGGGAGTCCCGAGACGGGTGAGGAGATTGCGAGCAAGGCGGGAACCAAACCGACCCTGCTCGAACTCGGCGGAAACGGACCCGTAATTGTACTCGACGATGCCGATATCGACGCCGCAGTCGAGGCCACCTCGTTCGGTTGCTTCAGCAACGCAGGGCAGATTTGTTCGGCGAGCGAGCGGGTACTGGTCCACGAGGACGTGCGGGAGGAGTTCACCGAACGGATGGCCGAACGGGCCCGAGAGTTCCGACTCGGTGACCCCACCGAGTCGGAGACTGATATCGGCCCGCTGAACAACGAGGGCGTCGCGGAGAAGATGGACCGCCATATCGACGAGGCGCGTGAGAACGGCGCGGCGGTTCTCACGGGAGGCGGTCGTGCGGACGACCTTCCCACCGACCTGTACTACGAACCGACTGTACTGTCGGGTGTGACGACGGAGATGGCCGTCAACTGGGAAGAGTCGTTCGGACCCATCGCGCCAATCATCGGTTTCGACACGTACGATGAAGCAGTCGAAATCGCCAACGAAATAGAACTAGGCCTCACGTCCAGCGTGTTCACCAGCAACCTCGAACTCGCCGAGTACTTCGCCGACAACGTAGAGACCGGTATCGTCAACATCAACGACAACAGCGCTTACTGGGAGATTCATACCCCGTTCGGTGGGTACACCGGCAAGCGAAGCGGTCGCGGTCGTATCGGCGGAAAACACTCCATCGAGGAACTCTCCCAGTTGAAGACTATCACAGTCGACCACGGCAACGCTCGGTCGCCGCTGGATACGGAGTGA
- a CDS encoding ATP-binding cassette domain-containing protein — protein MDGEQPDTPSTDSANVPSGDSATDAVATDEIDEESAEMIRLESVTKQFGRVVAVEDVTLSVYEEEILALVGDNGAGKSTLTGMISGVHRPTEGRVVYDGEPVRFSNPSEARERGIETVYQDLALMNDLDIATNIHVGKFPKRVSVGPFGVIDWERTYENTREILDFLNQDIRPDTEVVFLSGGQRQLVAIGRALSFDPDVFVLDEPTSALSVAGTELVHETMRQLQAEGHTQVVVSHSLEDVFDLADRIAVMYRGRLVDVVDPDETDRETVTELITTGSRA, from the coding sequence ATGGACGGTGAACAACCAGACACCCCGTCGACCGACTCCGCGAACGTACCGTCGGGGGACTCCGCGACCGATGCCGTCGCGACCGACGAAATCGACGAAGAGTCCGCCGAAATGATTCGACTGGAGAGCGTCACCAAGCAGTTCGGGCGGGTCGTCGCCGTCGAGGACGTGACGCTCTCGGTGTACGAAGAAGAGATTTTAGCGCTCGTCGGCGATAACGGCGCTGGGAAGTCCACGCTGACTGGCATGATCTCGGGCGTCCATCGGCCGACCGAAGGCCGCGTCGTCTACGACGGCGAACCGGTCCGGTTCTCGAATCCGAGTGAGGCCCGCGAACGCGGCATCGAGACGGTGTATCAGGACCTCGCGCTGATGAACGACCTCGACATCGCGACCAACATCCACGTCGGGAAGTTCCCGAAACGGGTCTCGGTCGGTCCGTTCGGTGTCATCGACTGGGAGCGAACCTACGAGAACACGCGGGAGATACTCGACTTCCTGAATCAGGACATCCGACCCGATACCGAGGTCGTGTTCCTCTCGGGCGGCCAGCGCCAACTCGTCGCAATCGGGCGGGCGCTCTCGTTCGACCCTGACGTCTTCGTCTTGGACGAACCGACGAGTGCCCTGTCAGTCGCGGGCACGGAACTCGTCCACGAGACGATGCGCCAGTTACAGGCCGAGGGCCACACCCAAGTCGTCGTCAGTCACAGCCTCGAAGACGTGTTCGACCTCGCCGACCGTATCGCGGTGATGTATCGGGGACGACTCGTCGACGTGGTGGACCCCGACGAGACGGACAGAGAGACCGTGACCGAACTCATCACGACCGGCAGTCGTGCGTAA
- a CDS encoding ABC transporter permease produces MATADYVPESVEVDDLLLSLLDNMIWPILLLMTLAVWVVVPQTFTNLRSIQFILHGSVGLGFVALAEAVCLVSGNFDLSVGSIAGFSAMLAGLVVSANQWNLVSNPLLGVAVILSIGLVIGVTNGVMISKVGINPFLQTLAFLIILQGAKLTLSTITVTGLPDGYTNIGNSPRISVGLLFLTFVLVGFVMKYTPFGQAVYAVGSDDESARAVGIDTDRVVIAVYAISGVLSAAGGLMLTGFINVVPPTIGDELVFPAFAAAVIGGVSLYGGRGKVTGALGGVLLLGLIQAALNISGTPPEQVTLVNGLVLLAAILVYSSRRRLRERILSRQVEASDYGR; encoded by the coding sequence ATGGCGACTGCTGATTACGTCCCTGAGTCAGTCGAGGTCGACGACCTCTTGCTGAGCCTGTTGGACAACATGATCTGGCCGATTCTGTTGCTGATGACACTCGCCGTCTGGGTGGTGGTACCACAGACGTTCACGAACCTCCGGTCTATCCAGTTCATCCTGCACGGTTCGGTAGGACTGGGGTTCGTCGCGCTCGCGGAGGCGGTCTGTCTCGTCTCGGGTAACTTCGACCTCTCCGTCGGGTCGATTGCGGGATTCTCGGCGATGCTCGCGGGACTGGTCGTCTCCGCCAACCAGTGGAATCTCGTCTCGAATCCCTTGCTCGGCGTAGCCGTCATCCTCTCGATTGGTCTCGTCATCGGGGTGACGAACGGGGTGATGATAAGCAAAGTCGGCATCAACCCCTTCCTCCAGACCCTCGCGTTCCTTATCATCCTGCAGGGAGCGAAGCTCACGCTCAGTACCATCACTGTCACCGGACTGCCCGACGGGTACACCAACATCGGTAACTCACCGCGAATATCGGTCGGCCTGCTCTTCTTGACGTTCGTACTCGTCGGCTTCGTGATGAAGTACACTCCCTTCGGACAGGCGGTGTACGCGGTCGGAAGCGACGACGAGTCGGCCCGCGCCGTCGGTATCGACACCGACAGGGTCGTCATCGCGGTGTACGCGATTAGCGGGGTGTTGTCCGCGGCGGGAGGGCTGATGCTGACGGGATTCATCAACGTCGTCCCGCCGACGATAGGCGACGAACTCGTCTTCCCGGCATTCGCGGCCGCGGTCATCGGTGGCGTTAGCCTGTACGGCGGCCGAGGCAAGGTCACGGGCGCGCTCGGTGGCGTGCTCCTTCTGGGCCTGATACAGGCCGCGCTGAACATCAGCGGGACGCCACCCGAGCAGGTGACGCTGGTCAACGGACTGGTCCTGCTGGCGGCGATACTGGTGTACAGTTCCCGACGACGCCTCCGCGAGCGCATCCTCTCCAGACAGGTGGAAGCAAGTGACTATGGACGGTGA
- a CDS encoding sugar ABC transporter substrate-binding protein, which translates to MALGALGTTGYLRQEDSLQFGLSTHFTSGAWVTALVEGGQFYAQDQGYDFNLFPTGGESQKQISDIRQMVNQGYDGIVLIPFNSEAIASVVEEAANAGVPVITCDIDAATPADLMHISWNDERATQRATEMLISNLREQKPDQDQYTLLEVRAPPGRDIARLRHEPFVNTIEQTEGFEVAGTVVGDWVRSTAKQRVQEWVNANEVPDGVYSANFGMSLGALSALREMGATAPRGEDGHVVMTQLDGSKNTHEAIKNGFIDGAVDQPNYFYAPLAFAWLERVVNQGEDVLPDVGSTVVSGKGADRETTTANATTTAATQQQASITIDPAMHKGVELWQEPIWSPATVGEALGHRQFVTDHVVITEENADAPYLWGNIWSPGESVEN; encoded by the coding sequence ATGGCACTCGGTGCGCTCGGCACGACCGGATACCTCCGCCAGGAGGATTCACTCCAGTTCGGTCTTTCGACACACTTCACGTCGGGAGCATGGGTGACCGCGCTGGTCGAAGGCGGTCAGTTCTACGCACAGGATCAGGGCTACGACTTCAATCTCTTCCCCACCGGTGGCGAGTCCCAGAAGCAGATTAGCGACATCCGCCAAATGGTGAACCAAGGGTACGACGGAATCGTCCTCATCCCGTTCAACTCGGAGGCAATCGCCTCGGTCGTCGAAGAGGCCGCGAACGCGGGCGTTCCGGTAATCACGTGTGACATTGACGCCGCGACGCCAGCAGACCTGATGCACATCTCCTGGAACGACGAACGGGCGACGCAACGGGCCACCGAGATGCTGATTAGCAACTTGCGCGAGCAGAAGCCCGATCAGGATCAGTACACCCTTCTCGAAGTGCGTGCTCCGCCGGGACGGGACATCGCCCGGCTACGCCACGAACCGTTCGTCAATACGATAGAACAAACTGAGGGATTCGAAGTCGCGGGCACGGTCGTTGGCGACTGGGTTCGCTCGACTGCCAAGCAGCGCGTTCAGGAGTGGGTCAACGCCAACGAGGTGCCGGACGGCGTCTACTCGGCGAACTTCGGAATGAGTTTAGGTGCGCTCTCGGCACTCCGAGAGATGGGTGCCACGGCCCCGCGCGGAGAAGACGGGCACGTCGTGATGACGCAACTCGACGGGTCGAAAAATACCCACGAGGCGATCAAGAACGGGTTCATCGACGGTGCGGTCGATCAACCGAACTACTTCTACGCGCCGTTGGCGTTCGCGTGGCTCGAACGAGTCGTCAACCAGGGCGAAGACGTTCTGCCGGACGTGGGGTCGACGGTCGTCTCGGGAAAGGGTGCCGACAGGGAGACGACAACCGCGAACGCGACGACGACCGCCGCAACCCAACAACAAGCGTCGATTACCATCGACCCGGCCATGCACAAAGGCGTGGAGCTATGGCAGGAACCGATCTGGTCGCCCGCAACCGTCGGCGAAGCCCTCGGCCACCGCCAGTTCGTCACCGACCACGTCGTGATAACCGAAGAGAACGCCGACGCACCGTACCTCTGGGGGAACATCTGGAGTCCGGGCGAGTCGGTGGAGAACTGA
- a CDS encoding sensor histidine kinase, which produces MNERAETSETVFWGDTDDTEALRRYRTLVNAIDGGIYQLDAEGRFVAVNDGIVELTGYGREELLGEHVSLLLGDGSSATERVLTTPTDDSERLELPVRTAEGDRVRCEVRMTPLEADGTVQGAVGVVHETTDRRRTGERLGESDRRPNRTQSSESERESRRTESRPEVAASIGSVGTWTWDVRENVVTADERLPELHGMDPAEAETGVPIEEFFDSIHEGDRKRVRKRLDEAVEETGEFETEYRVTDADGDARWVTSRGAVERGDGETLRVNGATGDITERKEAEAELKRVTAEAEQQERLYETIISSTPDLIYAFDLDYRFTFANDAVLEMWGQTREESIGKTLREIGYEPWHAEMHEREIDEVIETKEPVRGEVTFPHAEHGRRVYDYIFAPVLDDDGEVEAIAGTTRDVTERKRAEEAHKESERRFRALVTASSDVVYRMSPDWSEMHELEGKEFLTDTDESTSDWVEKYIHPDDRPRVAEAIDEAIRTKSIFELEHRVERDDGGVGWTFSRAVPMLNEDGEIDEWIGMASDITERKQRERALEESERRYRTLAENFPNGAVGVYDRSLRLTLTEGSVLGDTLPTAERLEGNRIPEVFPTETAGELEPMFRAAVEEGETGKTTTEFAGRNWQVWAAPLRDADGEVFAGLSFVQDITEQVERERELEERTERLDKFASMLAHELRNPVTIGQIYSQQLPDDADAEAVEYVTEAFDRIESMIDVMLVLTRGSDAVGERTPVELADAAREAWDDVDAPEATLEIGVDRTIQADETYVQHLFRNLLENAVKHGGRDVTITVGDIPTGDGFYVADDGPGVPAEDRDTVFQAGYTTAEQEGTGLGLAFVRELAEVYDWTCSVTESEAGGARFEFTSTDRDPQRT; this is translated from the coding sequence ATGAATGAACGAGCGGAGACCTCGGAGACGGTGTTCTGGGGAGACACCGACGACACCGAGGCCCTCCGGCGTTATCGGACGCTCGTGAATGCTATCGACGGCGGAATCTACCAACTGGACGCCGAGGGCCGATTCGTCGCGGTCAACGACGGTATCGTCGAGTTAACGGGGTACGGACGCGAGGAGTTGCTCGGCGAACACGTCTCGCTACTTCTCGGCGACGGCAGTTCGGCTACGGAACGAGTTCTCACTACCCCCACCGACGACAGCGAACGACTCGAACTTCCCGTCCGGACCGCGGAGGGAGACCGAGTTCGCTGTGAAGTGCGAATGACGCCGCTCGAAGCGGACGGGACGGTGCAGGGAGCCGTCGGCGTCGTTCACGAGACCACCGACCGCAGACGAACGGGCGAGCGACTCGGCGAATCGGACCGGCGTCCCAATCGCACGCAGTCGAGCGAATCAGAGCGGGAATCTCGCCGGACGGAGTCCCGACCCGAAGTTGCCGCGTCCATCGGGTCGGTCGGCACGTGGACGTGGGACGTTCGAGAAAACGTCGTGACTGCGGACGAACGTCTCCCCGAACTGCACGGCATGGACCCGGCGGAGGCCGAGACGGGCGTCCCGATAGAGGAGTTCTTCGACTCGATTCACGAGGGAGACCGAAAACGAGTGCGGAAACGACTCGACGAAGCGGTCGAGGAGACGGGCGAGTTCGAGACCGAGTACCGCGTCACCGACGCGGACGGCGACGCGCGGTGGGTGACGTCCCGCGGAGCGGTCGAACGCGGTGACGGCGAAACACTCCGGGTGAACGGCGCTACTGGCGACATCACCGAACGCAAGGAAGCGGAGGCAGAGCTGAAGAGAGTGACCGCCGAGGCCGAACAGCAAGAGCGACTCTACGAGACCATCATCTCCAGCACGCCCGACCTCATCTACGCCTTCGACCTCGACTACCGCTTCACGTTCGCCAACGACGCAGTACTGGAGATGTGGGGCCAGACCCGCGAGGAGTCCATCGGGAAGACGCTGCGAGAAATCGGCTACGAGCCGTGGCACGCGGAGATGCACGAGCGCGAAATCGACGAGGTCATCGAGACGAAAGAGCCCGTTCGCGGCGAGGTCACGTTCCCGCACGCCGAACACGGTCGCCGCGTCTACGACTACATCTTCGCACCAGTGCTCGACGACGACGGCGAAGTCGAAGCCATCGCCGGGACGACACGCGACGTCACGGAACGCAAGCGGGCGGAAGAAGCGCACAAGGAGAGCGAAAGGCGATTCCGCGCGCTGGTCACCGCGAGTTCGGACGTGGTGTATCGCATGAGCCCCGATTGGAGCGAGATGCACGAACTCGAAGGCAAGGAGTTTCTCACTGACACGGACGAATCGACCAGCGACTGGGTCGAGAAGTACATTCATCCGGACGATCGGCCGCGGGTCGCGGAGGCCATCGACGAAGCGATTCGGACCAAGAGCATCTTCGAGTTGGAACACAGGGTGGAGCGGGACGACGGAGGCGTCGGCTGGACGTTCTCGCGAGCGGTACCGATGCTGAACGAGGACGGTGAAATCGACGAGTGGATCGGAATGGCGAGCGACATCACCGAACGTAAACAGCGCGAACGAGCCCTCGAGGAGTCGGAGCGACGATATCGGACGCTCGCCGAGAACTTCCCGAACGGTGCGGTCGGGGTGTACGACCGCAGTCTTCGGCTCACCCTGACCGAGGGAAGCGTCTTGGGCGATACGCTACCGACCGCCGAGCGTCTAGAGGGCAATCGGATACCCGAAGTCTTCCCGACGGAGACGGCCGGGGAACTCGAACCGATGTTTCGGGCCGCCGTCGAGGAGGGCGAAACCGGCAAGACGACGACCGAGTTCGCCGGTCGCAACTGGCAGGTGTGGGCGGCGCCGCTTCGCGACGCGGACGGGGAGGTTTTCGCCGGACTGAGTTTCGTCCAAGACATCACCGAGCAGGTCGAACGCGAACGCGAACTCGAAGAGCGGACCGAGCGTCTCGACAAGTTCGCGAGCATGCTCGCCCACGAGTTGCGCAACCCCGTCACCATCGGCCAGATATACAGCCAGCAGTTACCCGACGACGCGGACGCCGAGGCGGTCGAGTACGTCACCGAGGCGTTCGACCGCATCGAGTCCATGATAGACGTGATGCTGGTGCTGACGCGAGGCAGCGACGCGGTGGGCGAGCGAACCCCGGTCGAACTCGCGGACGCGGCCCGCGAGGCGTGGGACGACGTGGACGCACCCGAGGCGACGCTCGAAATCGGGGTCGACCGGACGATACAGGCCGACGAGACGTACGTCCAGCACCTGTTCCGCAACCTCCTCGAAAACGCGGTCAAACACGGCGGCCGGGACGTAACCATCACCGTCGGCGATATCCCGACCGGCGACGGGTTCTACGTGGCGGACGACGGTCCGGGCGTTCCGGCCGAGGACCGAGACACGGTGTTCCAAGCGGGGTACACGACGGCCGAGCAAGAGGGGACCGGGTTAGGGCTGGCGTTCGTTCGCGAACTCGCCGAGGTGTACGACTGGACGTGTTCGGTGACCGAGAGCGAGGCCGGCGGGGCCCGGTTCGAGTTCACGAGCACCGACCGAGACCCGCAACGGACCTGA